The genomic DNA AAGAGGAGCCCTGCAGCAAAAGAGCCTGGGACACACTTGGAGAAGTCACACTGATGGCCAGTAAAGAGACAAATAAAGAAGACTTTTAACAAAGTGCCTGGTAAGGCAGCCTACAGCCTTCTGGCAGCAGCAAATCCTGAGGAAGCAAAGAGGATTAGACATGTATATGGATGAGGGCCAATTTCCTTAGTATGCTGAACAAGGATGAAGAGGTTTTGGAAgttggtgcagcccaggaggctgctgcaggcagcagcttggTGCTAAGACATCCCACCACTGCTCATGAGGCTGGAAGCTTCATGTGCCTCTGAAGCTCCCTGTTCTGGCCCATCTGGCCAGGAAGCAGCCTGGACACATCCCATTTGGCCAAGCAACATCAATATTTCCAAGACCCTCCGGATACTATTCCCTGatccacagagctgctggtgaCTGACAGACTGGCCAGGTGCTTCCCCAAactcctgctccagccctttctgGTCCTGCCAGccatctctgctcctgctgtctCATGTGGGATCGTCACAGCTCAAGAAGCACAGCCGGAACACACAACTGCGTTACCCCAACTGCTCGGTCCCAATTAGTGCTGAAGAACAGGGTCGGCAGCTTCTGAACTGCTGCAGGAAGCCGGCAGCAACCAAGCCTGGTGAGAGCGCTTCAGATAAAGACGatgcccccagccccacggaGCTCCAGGGGCTGCACAAACAAAAACACGCAGCCCGAGCTGGCCCATCCCTGACTCCTCTCAAAGCTCTGTTCCACTGGTGCTCCCCACTGCAGGGTGACGGGCTGCTTGATCCGCATTTATTGCCATTCTCCTGTAGAAACTGCAACTCAAGATCAAGAAGCCAGTTCCCTCTGCCACAGCCACTGCTGGGTGCATCCAGGGTGCAGAGGATGGTGCACAGCCCTCTGGATCCTTGCAGCACATTGGGAACAGGATTTCTTGGCCCCAAGAGATCCAGTTTGGCAGCAAGGGCTCCCACCCACAGGGAGATGGGCTGTCTCAGCTGAAAACAGCCCTGTGACTGTACACTCTGACAGCTCTGCGCCAGGCAGGCCCTGCTGGGCTCTACAGGTGCCAACTGTTAATGGGTTATTTTTCTACTGTGAGCTGAGGTCAGGATCAAGCCCAATCAGCCCTGGCAAAGTGGGTCAGCTCCTGCCTTCGCACTGCCTGCTGTACAGGGAAACCACCACACGCCCACCTCACTCTCCAGAAAGCAGGCAAACGCATTTCCCCtctgcagccaggctgcagaTCCTGCCTACGCCTTACGGAAACAGCTTCATCCGCTAATGTGTACTTGTGGCTCATCCTAGGCTGAACAAGGAAGAGACAGAGCCTGAAGGAGAGGCTGCAAAGTCCTCATCAGGAAAACCCAACAGCGATTATCAAGGAATCCAGCTGGGCTGCATCTCTCCAGGAtatcccacagcagcagcacccagacaAGCTGTGGGACAGCTACCAGAGAGCACCTGCCTCAAGAGAGCTCAGAAACCACCTTTCTGTGAGAGAGGGGGAACATTGCACCATTTCCAACACTGTGATGCCCTTTTCTGAAGGGTTTGAGCAGTTCCAGAGCCCCTCATACATACATCGCCACCTACACCTGCAGGCTGCCAATGGGGCACAATTTagcagctccagccccctggACACCAGAGGGAAGCAGgttcagcagcaaagcaggcaaGGATTTTTCCTCCTGGGCTCGCAGCAGGGAGGTTCTGGGTGCTGCCCTGCCTGCTTGGTGGGCTGGGGGAGGCCgccagccccacacagcccctGTTCCCACGCCAGCGTACCTGGGTGCCGGGGCACCTCCCGAGAGACACGGTAGTAGCGGTAGAAGAGCTCCTTCCAGAGGAACTCATCGCGGGCCACAGCATGCCACTGCCGGCACACCAGTCCTGCCGAGAGCACGTCCGTGTGGTCCAGGTAGAGGAAGATCTCAAAGAGGACGCTAtcagggaggagggggcagcTGCCCGTGTCCATCGTGTCATTCTGCCGCTGCGCCTATAGGCAAAAGGCAAGTGAGGCCCAGCCTGGCTGCCTACAGCCCGAATCGGGGGGACCACCCCAACCAGTCCTTTCCCCACCCTGGGAAGCTCTGCAATTGCCTGCTCCCAACCTCGTACCTGCTCCGGGGGTCCCACACCGACCAGCGCCCTGCCCGCCACAGTGCCTTGTGACCACCAGATGTTCTGTTGCCCCCTGCCCTCCAGAAGGCCCCACACCCGCCGGTTCCCAAccccctgcccactgcaggggtCCCACACCGGCCAGTCTCCCGCCCGCCCCGGGGACCCCACAGCCCACCCTGCCAGCCTCTGCCCCCCACCTGCCCTACGGGACCCGTTCCTGCTGCACCCTGCGCTTCCCGGGGGCCCCGTGCCCACCAGTCCTCAACTCCGCCAGCCTCTGCCCCGCCGGTCGGGCCCCTGCCCGCCCCAAGGGCTCCTCCAGCCTCCAGcctccagcccccagcccctccacccCCGCAGCCCCAAATCTCCCCCTCGCACACTGCCCGCCCCAGCGGCCCCCTGCCCACCCCCGTGCCTCGTACCCGCCGGTCCCCAGCGCTGCCCCCCGCTCGCCCGGGGCCCTACTCCCACCGACCCCGAGCCCCGCACCTCGgcggccccgctgcccccgccTCCTCCTCGCAGCACTTCCGGCCCGACGCCGCGCACTTCCGCCGCGGgtcccgcccccccccgggcCGCTCTAGCCGCCCCTCTCGGTGGTTCCCTCCCCGCTTCCAATCACGGCGCCGCTTTCTGCCGCAGGCCGGACAGCTCGAACCCAGAGCTGCCAGGCACGACCAGCCTAGCGCCGCACGCTCGCTCAGCACcgccccacagcagcagctccgcCGATCACACCACGCCGTCGCAACCGGGTCCCACCCCCCCGTACTAAGCCTCGCCAATCAGACCCGATAGAGCCAATCAGGCTTCGCCCACCTGCTCACGCCCGAGCAATCAGGCCACACCCACCCCATTAGGCCACGCCCAGTCAAACCAGTCAAGCTCACTTAGGCCACGCCCACACCATCAGGCCACGCCCTCTCCTGTGAAGCCCCACCCCTAGACTTGCCTGAGCCAATCTGCCCTGCCCCACTCCTCATGAGGCCCCGCCCACCCAGACCTGCCTGAGCCAACCAGGCTCCGCCCTTCTTTAAGATCTCGCCCACCCAGACCCATCAGAGCCCATCAGCCCCGCCCCACCGTGAGGCCCCGCCCCCACAGCCACCTGAGTTAATTAGGCCCCGCCCTTCCCGCCAAGCCCCGCCCACCCACACATGCTCGATACGATTAGCCCCGCCCCTGCCCCAGAAGTCCCGCCCACCCAGGCCCACCTGAGCCAATCAGATTCTGCCCTCCAGTGAGGCCCCGCCCTGAGACTCGGCAGAGCCAATcagcccctcccagctcccagcgAGGCCCCGCCCACCCAGATCCACCCATCCGATTCGGCCCCGCCTATCTCTTCAGAGCCTGCCCACCCAGGCCCGCCCAAGCCaatcaggccacgcccccttgaGGCCCCGCCCCCGACGTGCCGGAGTCATCCAGCCCCGCCCCCAGAGCTACCTGAGCCGAACAGCCCCGCCCCACCCGCGCGGCCACGCCCACCATTCTTAAGGGAGCCAGTCAGCCCCGCCCCTCGATCAGGCCCCGCCCACTCAGCCCTGCGACCCCCCGTCTGACCCCACGGCTCTGCGCCCTCGGCCTTTGACCCCGGTGTTTGCTGGGCTGGTgcggcgccgccgccccgcgTTTCCCATCCATGGCCGCCCCGCGCCGTCTCgcgctgccgctgctgctgctggtggggctggggctggggctggggctggggcttcGCCCCCCGCCGCCCTCCGCCCGCTGCCCGCTGGACGCCGTGGCGGCCGCCGAGGGGCTCCGGCTGCCCCAGGTGAGGGGCCCGGCGCCCCGAGCCGGCCCGGGACCCGGCCCGCGGCACGGACTAGGGCCGAGCGGGGGTCGCCCAGGCACCCCCGGGGGCCCCGAGAGGCGAGGGCAGGGCTcagcccccctccccgcagGGGCCTCGGagcccctctccctgcagcgCCCTGGCTCAGGGGCAGCGCTTGGACCCgcttccctgcagccctctTGGCTTTGAGGCAAGGGCACGACTcagcccccctccccgcacccCCTTGCCCCAGGAGGCGAGGGCAGGGGTCTTGAACCCTTCTCCCTGCACCCACTAGCGCTGAAGCAAGGGCAGGGGTCTCacacccccccccacctccccgcagcccccgttACCCTCAGAGGCGAGGAAAGGGACCTTGACTCCCTGTCCCCACAATCCCCTGGCCCTGTGAGGCGAGGGCAGGGGCCTTGGACCCCCCTCTTCGCAGCCCCCATCCCTTGTGAGGTGAGGAAAGGGCTCGGtcccccctccctgcagccccctcgGCCCGAAGTGGTGAGGGCAAGTGCCTCAAACCCCCCTGCACACATTCCCCTGGCCCTGTGAGGAGAGCGCAGTGTCTCAGAtcccccctccctgcagcccccctgTCCTGGAGAGGTGAGGGTGGGCACCTCGGACACCCTTCCTCACACCCCACTGTCCCTGTGATACCAGGGCTGGGCTTGGATCCCTCACCCCCTGGCTTTGAGGCGAGGGCAGGGCTCAaacccccatccccacagccacACTAGCCCTGAGAGGCAAGGACAAGGGTCTCagaccccctccccacagcctggcAACTGTCCCCATGGCTGGTCCCCTCTCTTGCCCTGTCCCACCCACCAACTCCTGAGCAGGGGCCGTCATGGGCAAGTCAAGGGGACAGAGGTGCCAAGCAAGCAAGGGGTCACAGCGTGGGAGGGGGCACTCTGAGTGGTGGGGTGGTGTCCCTGGGGTGCCCAGCAGACGGTGTCACCTCTGTGCCATGCAGCTTGCAGGGAGGTGGTTCCTGGTGGGCATGGCATCCCGCTGCAGCTACCTGGCAGAGCACAGCCACCAGCTGGAGGCCACAGTGGTGATGGTGACCGTCCTGGACGGGCAGAGCCTGGCTGTCAGCACCTTCAGGAAGATGTGAGTGACACCAGTCCCGGGACAGGGACGCTACGGGCAGGTCCGAACTGGGCTGGTGTCCTGGAATGGGTACAAGGGACATTGAGTGGGACAGGGACGCTGCAGGCAGGTCTGAGCTGGGCTGACTGGGGGATGCTGGATAGAtggggatgctgcaggcaggTCAGAGCAGGACCAgcctcctgggatggggacagggacgcTGGATAGGATGGGGACGCTGCAGGCAGGTCAGAGCAGGACCAGCCTCCTGGGATGGGAACAGGGACGCTGGATAGGATGGGGACGCTGCAGGCAGGTCAGAGCAGGACCAGCCTCCTGGGATGGGAACAGGGACGCTGGATAGGATGGGGATGGCAGGTCAGAGCAGGACCGGTGCCCCAGCCAGTCTCCAAGGAAGAGCAAGCTGTCCCAGAGCAGTATGGAAGGATCTCCTCTGGGATGTTCTGTGGTAGAAGCCGTGGCTGTGGCAGGCTGGCACCCTGCCCCCTGCACAGGCAGCCCAGGGTAGGAAGCAGCCAggttggggaaactgaggcacagatcAGGCACAGGGCTGCTCCACGGCCACTCAGCCAGGGAGCAGCTGTCGAGGccacctcagcagcagcacGGCTGAGAAGAGGGATCCTCAGCGCATCCATGGGTGCTTCCAGCTGGCCTCGGCTGAGGGGCTGAGCTGGGTCGGAGTgtggggagagggcagggacCCCCAGGCTGAGCAGGCTTTCAGGCTCTGAGTCTCTCAGCATGTTCCCGTGAGGCTCTGGGACATCTCTGTGCAGCTTCTCcccagggagaaaagaaagtcCCAAGAAACCAGACACTCTATGTGCAAGCAGGCGGCAGGGACCTGCGCTGGATCATTCCCAGCCTGTGCtgacctcctcctcctctcctcgcACAGGGACGGGATGTGCTGGGAAATCAGGCAGCGCTATGTCCCTGCGCGGGCCAGTGGACGCTTCCTCCTGAAGGGTGAGGGTGGCTGGGCTGCGGCAGTGGGAGGGCTGCAAGGCTGGAGCCCCCCACTCCTGCTCTCAGCAGGGCTCTGGTGCCAGTGTCCTTCCTCCTGGTGCTCTCCCAGTACCCCCGCCCTGGGCTCTCAAAGTGCCCCAGCTCTAGGTGCCATCACAGGCTGGTGCCTACTGGTGGGGAACGGTGCCACGTGGGGCTGCACCTGCTCTGGCCCTGATTTCCACCCCATTCGTGGTGGAACAAGGTGCCTGGGTGGTGCTGGGGTTCACCAGGGACAAACCAGGGCTGCTCTCTGTCTTCCCCAGGCCGCGGCTACGGCAGCAAGGTGGACATGGTGGTGGGCGAGACGGACCATAGCAGCTATGCCATCCTCTACTACCAGAAGGGCCGGAGCATCTCTGTCAAGCTCTATGGTGGGGCGGTGCACGGGGGCTTATGAAGACGAAGAACAGGGGTGGGAAACCTGTGCTGGGCTCCTGGGATGCCCCCTGGAGCTCCCTGATATGGGAATGGGGTCTCCCGTGGGTCCTGGTTCCCAGATAGAGAATTGTCCACAGGTGCTGTGGGGGAGCAAATAAGGGGGGAACTGGTAACCAGCTCCTCTGAGCTGAAAGAGCCCTTGATGCCGAGCCCTGCAgcaggggacacggggggctttgggatGGGGATAGGGGGTTCAAGGCTGCTGATGGCATCTCCCTCCCCATGCAGGACGGAGCAGCCGGGTCAGTGATGCCATCGTGGAGAAGTTTGAGCAGCGGGTCAAGGCTGTGGGCCTGAGCGAAGACTTCACCTACTACTTCCCCACATATGGTGGGTGACACACGGACCCCGGGGAGCAATGGGCGCCCACGGCTGGGGCCCAGCACCAGCCCCTCCAgcgtggggagggggaggcacCTCCACATAGGTGGGAACAGCCTGTGGCTTGGGTCACCCACAGCAGGGTCCCGCATGGGGTCTGCCCCCACGCAGCCACCCCCGGGGCAGTGATGCCAGGGTGGGGTtgtgccccacagcatccctggggtgcAGGGCCAGGGGTCGTGGGTTCCCAGGCAGGGTGACCACCCTGGACTCTGTCTCTTGCAGGGTTTTGCGACTCTGCAGACGAGTTTCACATCCTTGATGGTGAGTTGATGGACTTAATGATCTcgcaggtcttttccaacctagcaattctatgagCTGTGGATCTTGGGCGATGCGCTGGGACCCCCGTGTGCCAGGCTTAGCCTCATGCTGGGCATGCTGTGGATCCTCCGTGCCCTGGCTGCGGGCTGGACTTGCTGGGCTGGGCTCACACCACACCGCAGCCGTGTGGTCCTGCCTCAGGAGTGCGGGAGGGCTGGTCTGGCACAGGGGGCCATGACACACAGACCCCAGGACAGGGTCCCTCTGTGCCCCTGTGTGGAGCGAGGAGGTGGTAGGCCATCACCCAGGGTGGGCATCAGATGCAGCCTGGCAGAACAAAGCCCCGTTCAGCCCCACATGGGTCAGATACTGGGGTGAGGGCTGGTCTAGGATGGGGTATCCTGGGACAGGGTCACCCTGGGGCAAGGGTTGGAGTCTTTGAGGTCGCTCCATCTCTTGTTGCCTGGGGAGGCAGAGGTGGGTCTCCAGCCCTTGTGTGGGGCTCAGGCATCTCTCCAGTTCCTCAGCATCTCTCTTTGCCTTCCAGAAACAAAGCCATAGGTGCAGGAGGTCCCCAGAGCTCAGCCCTCATCTTGTCCGGGCACCCATGGCCATGCAGGACCGAGCTGGTGTTTGACTGTGCCCCACTGCTGCTCCACAGCTCTGGAGCTGGCCCGCAGTCTCCCTGGCCCCTCCAGCCACACTGGCAGCCATGCCTGTCCTCgtcctgcccctctgcagctttgtGTTCCCCCTCTTCCTTGCAGCAGCCCGCAGCACCTCAATAAATGCCTTGGACAAAGGTCTGTGTCCAGGCAAGTCACCCCTCGATTTGCCCCAGTgaggccagtgctgcctccACCCCTGGGCTCCTGGTGCCAGGCTGGGGGCGCAGGGATCCGTGCAGccccctgctcctctccccaaGCCTCACAGCAGCCGTAGGGCTGTGTCAGTCCCCAATTTACTCCTGGGTGCCACAGTGCACGTGtgcctggagagcagcaggaacagcacaATGCttggtgctgtggggctgctgaaGACTGGTGCAGGATCAGCCCTTTCCCCAGGACAAGCCAGGACATCCCAGAGCAGGAAAGCTCGGCCCTGCAGCCATCCTGCTTCTCAGCCCCAGGGCCCCAGGGCAGTGGAACCCCCATTCCCTCACCCCAGCCCTGTGGATCATGTTCCCCAAGAGGATGCCTGGGACAGAcaccctgcctgcagcagcttccCTGCCAGGCATGGCTTGGCCTTTGCATGCTCTGAGCGCGCTGCAGGGGCTTGGACTCCGTGTGCAACCAGcccagaggggctgcagcccccctgCGGGACCCCTCTCCCTTCCACGCCAGCCTGGCCAGTGCTGCTCTGCCACGCGCTTGGCCGCGCTTGGCTCGGGCTGTTCTGGCAAGCGGTGCCaatgccctggcccaggctgggtgttgggaggggatggggagcagctCCCTCGCAGCTGCTGGTGCGGTGCCCTGGCCACCCCGCAGCCCCTGGGACACGgagcagcccccccagccccagcgtTTTGCAATCTTAGCGGAAACTGGTACCACATGTTTGTCAGGAATTTATGTAAGGGGCCGCCACGTGACTTGCCCAAATCCAGCCCCTGTCCCCACTCCCATGTGCGGGAAgtcctggcagagctggggaggcTGTGGTTCTGCCTCGCTttctgccctgcagagcccctggCAGCGGTGGAGCTGTGGCATGGCCATGGGAGCCTGGGGGAGCGCCCTGGCCTCCtgcccccagggaccccctgcaccccagcccGCGTTTATCTGCTCTGAACCCATTTCTGAAATCCAAACGCACCTGAGGGTCTGTATCCTGGCACTGTGGCCATCGCAGCCCAGGCACACCCCCGTACTGCCCGTGCCCCCCCAGCAAAAGGCCTGCCCCACGCCGACACCCCAGTGGGCTCAGCCTGCCCCACATCAGCACCCCAATGGGCTCAGCCTGCCCTACGTTGAGACCGCAATGGGCTTGGCCTGCCCCATGCCAGTGCCCCCATGCCTCCCATCTCCTGAGCTTGCACCCAGCTCCTTGGGCTGCCCCGGCTTTGCCATCCTCAGGAGAGCCAGCACCTCCCGCCCCCACTCTTGCTGCTGGCAGGGGCCCAGGTGCGCAGCAGGGGAGCCTTTGTGTCCCCACCCCAGTGCAAAACCACTgggacacccatgggtgctccctgcCTCCGATGGACAGAGCTCTTCCTGGCACCCTGAGGGTGGGCGCAAGGGGAGGCTGAGCCCCCAGCCCAGCATGTGGGGGGCCCAGCCGGGCTCTCGTGATGCTCAGTCCTGCCCag from Cuculus canorus isolate bCucCan1 chromosome 19, bCucCan1.pri, whole genome shotgun sequence includes the following:
- the C8G gene encoding complement component C8 gamma chain is translated as MAAPRRLALPLLLLVGLGLGLGLGLRPPPPSARCPLDAVAAAEGLRLPQLAGRWFLVGMASRCSYLAEHSHQLEATVVMVTVLDGQSLAVSTFRKMDGMCWEIRQRYVPARASGRFLLKGRGYGSKVDMVVGETDHSSYAILYYQKGRSISVKLYGRSSRVSDAIVEKFEQRVKAVGLSEDFTYYFPTYGFCDSADEFHILDETKP